The Streptomyces sp. NBC_01381 genomic interval CCGGGCCACATGCGGAAGCCGCTCCTGCCACTGCTCGCCCCGCCACAAAAACGCGTGCACCTCGGCGCTCGGCGCCTCGATGCGCACCCGGTCCTCGAAGGTGCACAGCAGTTCCCCCAGCTGCCCGGCCGACTCCGCGGTGGACTTCATCCGGCCCAGCTCGGCCTCGCTGTTGTGGTCCAGCGCACGGTTGATCCACTCGACGTTCTCGGGGGCGTCGTCCAGGGCCGTGAAGTCGTGCAGGAGCACGACCTCGCACCGGGCCTTGGACAGCGGGCGGATCTGCCACTGGCCCCCCATCGACGTCGCCGGAGCCGTGCTCCTCTCCTGCCGGAAACCGATCGTGAGCGCCTGCGGGTCGAGCCGGCGCCGCGACTGCCAGGACTTGACCTCGTCGTTGGCCGTGGCCCAGACCTGCAGGATCTCCTCACCCTCACCGAGCGGCGTCTGCTCCACGTGCACCGAGGGGGGAAAGACGCGCGGCCAGTCGGCGGCGTCCGCGATGATTGCATACACCGCCTGCGCCGGGGCGTCGATGGTGATCGTGTGCCGAGCGTGATGCGTCACTGCCATGGTGGATCCGGCTCTCCTTCGGTCGGACTGGGCGGGCATCAGTAGTTGCCCAGGCCGCCGCAGACGTTCATGGCCTGGGCGGTGATCGGAGCGGCGGCGGGAGAGGCCAGGTAGCCCACCAGCGCGGCCACTTCCTCCGGGGCGGTGTAGCGGCCCAGCGGGATCTTGGCCTCGAACCGCTTGAGCACCTCTTCCTCGGCGATCTCCCAGTGGCCCGCATATCCCTGCCGGACCGACCGGGCCATGGGGGTCTCCACATAGCCGGGGCACACCGCGTTGACGGTGATCCCGGTCTTGGCCAGTTCCAGCCCGAGCGACTTGGTGAAGCCGACCACCGCATGCTTGGAGGCGCTGTACGGCGCTCCGAGCACCACTCCCTGCTTGCCGCCCGTGGAGGCGATGTTGATGATCCGCCCAACAGACCTGGACCCCATCCCGCCCGCGTTGAGCACCTCACGGGTGACGCGGAAGACACTGGTCAGATTGGTCTCGACGACGTCGTTCCACAACTCGTCCGTGATCTGCGCGGTCACCCCGCCGCCACTGCGTCCCGCGTTGTTGACCAGGATGTCGATGGGCCCGAAGCGATCGACGGCCGCCGCCACGCAACGGGCGACGTCCTGGCCCGAGCGCACGTCGGCCTCGACGCCGTCGACGCTGATGCCGCACTCCGTCAGCTCCTTCACCACCGCCGCCACATCCTCGGCACTGCGCGACGTGATGAAGACCCTGACACCGGCCCTGCCCAGCGTCTCGGCCACCGCACGGCCGATGCCCCGC includes:
- a CDS encoding SDR family NAD(P)-dependent oxidoreductase, giving the protein MTAEPQSGESRVALVTGATRGIGRAVAETLGRAGVRVFITSRSAEDVAAVVKELTECGISVDGVEADVRSGQDVARCVAAAVDRFGPIDILVNNAGRSGGGVTAQITDELWNDVVETNLTSVFRVTREVLNAGGMGSRSVGRIINIASTGGKQGVVLGAPYSASKHAVVGFTKSLGLELAKTGITVNAVCPGYVETPMARSVRQGYAGHWEIAEEEVLKRFEAKIPLGRYTAPEEVAALVGYLASPAAAPITAQAMNVCGGLGNY
- a CDS encoding aromatase/cyclase produces the protein MAVTHHARHTITIDAPAQAVYAIIADAADWPRVFPPSVHVEQTPLGEGEEILQVWATANDEVKSWQSRRRLDPQALTIGFRQERSTAPATSMGGQWQIRPLSKARCEVVLLHDFTALDDAPENVEWINRALDHNSEAELGRMKSTAESAGQLGELLCTFEDRVRIEAPSAEVHAFLWRGEQWQERLPHVARVKLTEPQEDIQVLEMDTIARDGSRHTTESVRVSLGSSRIVYKQLRVPPLLTAHVGAWLLEESEGVTTAVARHTVVINPSSVTLLGPETTVAGARAFIRDALGTNSLATLRHAKEFTERSPAR